From Carya illinoinensis cultivar Pawnee chromosome 5, C.illinoinensisPawnee_v1, whole genome shotgun sequence, one genomic window encodes:
- the LOC122310623 gene encoding la-related protein 6C, with protein MAQAQPEEKIQDSTQEKYMKETKDTAAFKFNAHAPEFVPRSHCTQMPVSGYFYPCFNFLGGTGTGSEWFIVGDQEPAYLISNTNVAPPDRSKNILTDDLKQKIIKQVEYQLSNMSLIANESLVKHVNKDPEGYVPISVIASAKKIKSLVSNNPNPVLAQALRSSSRLVVSDDGKKVRRKDPFTEKEKEELQARIVVAENLPEDHSHQNLEKIFGVVGSVKSIRICHPQEPNSSRSKSDFLVSNKLHALVEYESTEIAEKAVEKLNDERNWRKGFRVRLLLRRSPKSVLKNRKTEFDGILDEDETPESPGDSCQPNNIESVLESNAEENAVGSKKLGWGRGRGKSRGRGQSCHSGGRGVHAPSPQSNSVIQAETSAKQAASKGPRMPDGTKGFTIGRGKPLTTPATAASP; from the exons ATGGCACAAGCACAACCTGAGGAGAAAATCCAAGACAGTACCCAAGAAAAGTAcatgaaagaaacaaaagacaCTGCAGCTTTCAAATTCAATGCCCACGCACCTGAATTTGTCCCAAGATCACACTGCACTCAGATGCCCGTTTCGGGTTATTTCTATCCATGCTTTAACTTTCTTGGTGGGACTGGTACTGGATCTGAGTGGTTCATTGTTGGTGATCAAGAGCCTGCATATTTGATTTCCAACACGAATGTCGCACCACCCGATCGCTCCAAGAACATTCTCACGGATGATCTTAAGCAGAAGATCATCAAACAG GTAGAATATCAGCTGAGCAACATGAGTCTGATTGCAAATGAATCTTTGGTGAAACACGTAAATAAAGATCCCGAAGGTTATG TTCCGATATCTGTTATTGCTTCGGCAAAAAAGATCAAGTCCCTTGTTAGCAATAATCCTAACCCTGTACTTGCCCAAGCACTGCGGTCCTCTTCAAGGCTT GTGGTGAGTGATGACGGCAAGAAGGTTAGACGGAAAGATCCTTTcactgagaaagaaaaagaggagttGCAG GCTCGTATTGTTGTTGCAGAGAACTTGCCCGAAGATCACTCTCATCAAAACCTTGAGAAAATATTTGGTGTGGTTGGAAG TGTGAAATCAATTCGAATATGCCATCCCCAGGAACCCAATTCATCTCGCTCCAAAAGCGATTTTCTAGTTAGTAACAAG cTCCATGCACTTGTGGAATATGAGTCTACAGAGATAGCTGAAAAAGCG gttgagaaattgaatgaTGAAAGGAACTGGAGAAAAGGATTCCGAGTAAGGTTGCTGCTTAGACGCTCG CCAAAATCTGTTCTAAAGAACAGAAAGACAGAGTTTGATGGCATCTTAGACGAGGACGAGACACCTGAATCCCCCGGAGATTCCTGTCAGCCAAACAACATAGAATCTGTCTTAGAGAGCAAT GCTGAGGAAAATGCAGTGGGATCAAAGAAATTAGGATGGGGTCGAGGACGTGGAAAATCCAGAGGGCGTGGCCAAAGCTGCCATAGTGGAGGACGTGGGGTGCATGCCCCATCTCCACAATCGAACAGCGTCATTCAGGCCGAAACATCAGCCAAACAGGCCGCTTCCAAGGGACCAAGAATGCCGGACGGGACGAAGGGTTTCACTATTGGACGAGGCAAGCCGTTGACTACTCCAGCAACAGCCGCTTCACCTTGA